The Festucalex cinctus isolate MCC-2025b chromosome 6, RoL_Fcin_1.0, whole genome shotgun sequence genomic sequence tagttggattaagaagttcagagttcagttctgagaaccaaacgttctcaagaaagttttcatcattttcaagcacattacagaaccattcacacattgttactcgcttttccttgtcagcatcagttaatttttgctttatttggatcttgtatgggtataggtgcagatcagacgtaagaacacgccgcagtgactcccttgtcattccgagttcttggctgcgtctacgcactgatttcctagggctgcgtcctactgagtccctcactgcagcaatgttttctcctgtccttgcactcttcttcctgcctgaataaaagttccccctgtggctttagaacataggcccactacagtcccatgctctctgaacttcttaatccaactaacaatcgttgattttgatggaaagttgcgacaatggaaacgctttcgaaactgaatctgtacactctggtatgattttgtcgcaaaataggtctccagggagaatatcttctgctgatttgtccaagacattttcagggcaactatagctgcaaatgatcatccataggttcacctttcacgtcctgcaacagaaaagacattcgttaaaaaatggattttttatccaataaaatatgggtacgcatctttttgggtcaccctgtatttctggtgtcaggtggaatccttGTAACGAGTTGgcctcattttggacacaccagcaatgAAGGACAAACAAGATTGGCATAGCTCGGGTGGTACAGTGGTTGTATCccaatctgaaggtcatgagttcgttgCTCAATGCTTTCTGAGTGTTTACTGAAACATAGCTAAACATTATAAAACATTGTTTATACTTTATTACGCACAACTGCATTTTCTCTAACAACGAGCTTTTTACTTCTTAGCTATAACGGGATGACCTTAGCAGATAACATTGCTCAACACAGAAAAGTATGTTGCCTCTTTGTTTTTCAACTGCTTTCCTTCCTGTCTAACTCACCACCCTACTAACCAGGCTGCATTAGAATCTTCCCATGATAATTTACTGCATACTCTCACAGTCGATCTTGCATAGACTTCCCCGTAAGACTTGTGTATATTTCTAGCTTCAAATATGAGGAAccccaaaagacaaattgttttccaGACTGTTTTATTGATCTTGCCTAACTACTGAAAATTACACAACAATTGCTACCTCAGACTCTAGCCACACGTTTATCAGTGCAGCtcagcagttaaaaaataaaataaaataaaataatctagcCGTACAAATGCAACTTCCAGTGGTACTTAACTGAGCTCTTCATATGGAGTCAAAGCATCAATTCTCTAGGTTCAGTGTTTTTATATCAAAACCATTTTGGACTGTTGAAACTGTTATTGTTTAGATGTACTTGTCTGATTGTATCATTTCATATatagaaaacaaacaattgataTTGTActttacaaaagaaaagaaatagttTTTAGCTGTTGCATTTTCACTTCTAATGACATTATAGGACATTACAGACATTGTCATCATTttcgcgtttaaaaaaaattgtaattcacAAAGAAATTTGGGTAAAATCacaaatttttcaaaaatatttgggAAATTACGATACATTTGtgaacatattttaacaatcaatatatgtatttctaatggattttttttttaaagaacagaaatattgtgtgtttttaaagttacagtgatttcacgttattttacatttgacatgtaaaatcagtttatttttgtaagttaaatattttttaatacacagaaaaaatgtaaaataaatagtaaaattctgttatattgcagcttttttttttttttttttttttttttacattgtaaaaTTTTCTTCTGACACAACATAAGCATTTTGTTTTATGACTGCCCCAGATGTGAACTGAACCATCCGTCCATTCGCTGTACCGCTTTATACTCACTCTGGTTGCTGGTGTGCTCTAGTctaacctatctcagctgactgaTTCACCAAAGCTTGATTTTTGGCGTACACCCCATAACAATTATTCATTTATGTGGCTTTACTACAACAAGCATATCTATCATGTGGATCAAAGAAAGTTCAACACTCCTGAGCAGTAATCGAACTATACttcctttttttgtaattccaGTTGGAGGCACAGTTCTGGATCAAGATTGCAGAGAAGTTGGCATTTTCCAGAGGGAGACTCAAGACGAAGAAGAGACTTTCTTACCAATGACACACAATTTTATTGACCATATATACAAAATTAATCTAGCCCACATTTGGATGAGAAAACATATATTTACGCAATCATGAccatgatgttaaaaaaaaagaaaaatgaacgtTGCATGTGAGAGAGGACAATGTTCAGCACAAGGAGCTGATTTCACTCTTGCTGCAGCCCCACTTGCAACAGGCATTGGACAGTCCCACCACGACATCCCGTCCTTTCCTATCTGCACTTCGAAGAGCCTCCAGGACCTCTTCCGAAATTGGTGAGCGAGCCGAGCGACTGAATCCAGTGACCACTGATGCTGCATCAAATGTCTGATCCCTCCATACGTTGGATTGAGTATCCTGCTCACTGGCCATTTGAGGGAAATTGTTTGCATTCCATAGGTCAAAAGCCTCATCTCCAATAAGAGCTGATATCAAAAgaaatgacaacttttttttacgattaatattttttttttttatagatgatATTCTTCACTTTCGGCAGACTTACCTGAGTCACCAATACTTCTCCTCCAGCGAGAGCCCCCACAGGTAAAAATGACAGCACGTATAAACTCTCGTCCACACAGCTTCATTCCATAGAAAGAATGGGCTTCATTCGGCCGTACCTTGTCTACCAATGCCACCAAAAGACACAGGGTCAAGAGTGCTGCCTTCCACAtggtcctcaaaaaaaaaatgctgtagtTGCCTGACTGTGCATAAAAGGGCTCAACAAACCCAAGTGATTTACCTCCTTTCTGTCAGTGGTTTGTGTTTCATTTTGGATGCCTTATATAGGTCTCAGTTTCGCAGAGAAGCGCCTCGGGTCTTTGTTGTGTCCAGAGATAAGAGCTGAGACCTTTAGGGCCAACAATGCACATccggtgacaaaaaaaagttctgaTTATATAGCAAATGATGCATGCCACAGGTGACGTCAACAGAGCTCTCTGCAATCTAATCACCTGTGACCTTTTATTTGCCCTTTCTGCCCTCActgttagttgttgttgtgcttTGTTTGACACACAACAATATCTGTCATCTCAGTATCTTCTCAACAGGAAACTGAAAACAGATCACTCTCTCCAGGCACCTCATCAATTTTGGCGGCTCAACATCTCTGGTAAATCTTGTTTTATCTGTGAAAACACATGAATGCTCATGCACATATTCTGGATGGcataaagaagaaaaatccTGCACTGAAAATGTaagtattataaatattattatgcAACACTTTCAAATTGTCGTTTAATCTATTATGTACAATACCCACCCATCAAGTGTTAAAATATTGCAACATACTACAAAAGTAATGATTTTCTTAGCTgcctattttaaaaaataaatttctaTAAGTAAGCAGTTCTGAATTTTGCCAAATTTTGACATCACAATTTGTAATATTCCCATAGTACCTTCAAATTTTAAGCCAAGTGAAGATCATTCACTTTCAAGCAATGGCTCGACGACTCTTTCTGAAACACTACAATATGTTAAAGCcgaaaaggtaagcagagctgcagtccTGGAATCTTTTGGTTTTAATAAGTAGCACATACTGATGAAATTGCCATTTGCGTTTGGCAGCGTGTCACCTGCATGCGCCACATACATAGATTGGACAAGTGTAGTTCCATGGATAATTAATGTAGTGTTGACTTGACAGTGAAATGCTTTCATTGTCTCACGTGACAGTTCATACtccctttttttcctcaacaataTCCCTTAGCAATGTGATGACCCTAGTCACCATGGTAACAAAAGCCATTCTAATGTTGGCTCGCCTCACGGTGCAGTGAGTAGTGGCCCAATTGCATGAGAAAGCCAAGTAATTTTAACTCGGGTGTTAAAAGTGGATGTCAAATGTGCTGTAATTCTTCGTCATTTGTTTATAAAAGCATGTCAGAGGCATTTTATTTGCCTGAACTGTTTTCAGTTgtgaaaaaatgcaaatatgttTTGATGAACAAAATGAAAGAATTGGAAATTGTAGCTCATATGATTTCAAATGACAGCAAAATTTCATGTGCACATGTGCACGAACCACCATTTTGTATAATTGGTAcatgtattgtttgtttttttaaaatcattttatcctaaaaaaaacaaaaaaaaaaacagggcatTAAAAATGAGTCTATAAGTACacactattttgtttt encodes the following:
- the rln3b gene encoding relaxin-3b, which gives rise to MWKAALLTLCLLVALVDKVRPNEAHSFYGMKLCGREFIRAVIFTCGGSRWRRSIGDSALIGDEAFDLWNANNFPQMASEQDTQSNVWRDQTFDAASVVTGFSRSARSPISEEVLEALRSADRKGRDVVVGLSNACCKWGCSKSEISSLC